One genomic segment of Acanthochromis polyacanthus isolate Apoly-LR-REF ecotype Palm Island chromosome 9, KAUST_Apoly_ChrSc, whole genome shotgun sequence includes these proteins:
- the LOC127535411 gene encoding uncharacterized protein LOC127535411, translated as MDELCDFLRSRNVSEETIQHLEKDKIDSSVILLMTDEQLKEYLPSYGDRLAVLGFCRQKGNNSVSRKSKLFERLRAKISRNRSDGHEHQSEQEPPRNAQKNVRKVEIGWMHFREGKFLQVRTKKGGGTRKISISKNCKKSELIEKAVDLFFPGQKNAEGSITDFVVDVTDFQEHSLDEQITVGQLYEQTKLPLLRFYLTTKKKDISIDTQPVNSSGTAAQDFENMEQTSSSTHHNPSTTLVEAEVPNTVDVIYVESSNALLDISSNDVSLLYPNADMNDLSSVQEFEGAVSVDVLEDSGTVTFSTGHVSVMDSVSLDDTLPLSLPSYGSVHSLSHLDMLQEPIAQRQRTKKIVVLHRGQILKELISHFCDENVMLEDISIQVVLPDGRLEKAVDAGGVLRDVLSEFWQDFYEQCTLGNDFKVPYLRHDFGQQQWESIGRIIAFGWQKEKYLPIKIAPVILEQAALGCIKSSLVDSFLRFVTESDRMVFETCRSDFEGVDQEELLEVMDLYSCRRVPTGDNFKQLLEELAHQKLIQEPAFVIEQWSNVLAALRSELEGITAAYENLQPTLRKVMRSVIYPSTMNDQQKQTGKYLSSYLRESDTQHLSLFLRFCTGSDLFLGKSITVSFTQMQGLQRRPVAHTCGCYLELPINYDNYPDFRHEMNKVLESSVWIMDIV; from the coding sequence attgatTCCAGTGTCATACTGCTGATGACAGATGAACAGCTGAAAGAGTATCTGCCATCCTACGGTGACCGGCTGGCTGTTCTTGGATTTTGCAGGCAGAAGGGCAATAATTCTGTTTCCCGTAAATCAAAACTTTTTGAGCGACTGAGGGCCAAGATATCAAGAAACAGAAGTGATGGTCATGAGCATCAGTCTGAGCAAGAACCACCTAGGAATGCTCAAAAGAATGTGCGAAAAGTTGAGATAGGTTGGATGCATTTCCGTGAAGGAAAATTTTTGCAAGTAAGGACCAAAAAAGGTGGCGGTACAAGAAAAATCTCTATATCAAAGAACTGTAAAAAAAGTGAGTTGATTGAAAAGGCAGTGGACCTGTTTTTTCCTGGTCAAAAAAACGCAGAGGGCAGCATCACAGATTTCGTAGTTGATGTTACTGATTTTCAGGAGCACTCATTAGATGAGCAGATTACAGTTGGACAACTGTATGAACAAACAAAACTACCACTCTTGCGTTTTTACTTAACAACCAAAAAGAAGGACATTAGCATTGACACACAGCCAGTCAACAGCAGTGGAACAGCTGCACAAGATTTTGAAAACATGGAACAGACATCCAGCTCTACTCACCACAATCCCAGCACAACTCTGGTAGAGGCTGAGGTACCAAATACTGTTGATGTCATATATGTAGAAAGCAGCAATGCTCTTTTAGACATAAGCAGCAATGATGTTTCCTTACTGTACCCCAATGCTGACATGAATGATTTGTCCAGTGTGCAAGAGTTTGAGGGAGCGGTTAGTGTGGATGTGTTAGAGGATAGTGGCACTGTCACATTCTCCACAGGCCATGTCTCTGTAATGGACAGTGTCAGTCTTGATGACACTTTACCACTTTCTCTGCCATCATACGGGTCTGTGCATTCTCTTTCACACCTTGATATGTTACAGGAGCCCATTGCTCAGAGGCAGAGAACAAAGAAAATTGTTGTTCTTCATCGTGGACAGATCCTTAAAgaacttatttcacatttttgtgatgAAAATGTCATGCTAGAGGACATTTCTATCCAAGTGGTACTTCCTGATGGAAGGCTGGAAAAGGCTGTTGATGCAGGCGGAGTCCTGAGAGATGTGCTTTCAGAATTTTGGCAGGATTTTTATGAGCAGTGCACACTGGGGAATGATTTTAAGGTGCCTTATCTTCGCCATGATTTTGGTCAGCAACAATGGGAAAGCATTGGTCGAATCATTGCATTTGGTTGGCAGAAAGAGAAATACCTGCCGATAAAAATTGCCCCTGTAATATTGGAACAAGCAGCCCTGGGATGTATTAAAAGTAGTCTTGTTGACAGCTTCCTCAGGTTTGTTACCGAGTCAGATAGAATGGTCTTTGAAACCTGCCGATCAGATTTTGAAGGTGTGGACCAGGAAGAGTTGCTTGAAGTAATGGATCTCTATAGCTGCCGAAGAGTGCCAACAGGTGATAATTTCAAACAACTGTTGGAGGAGCTAGCCCACCAAAAGCTGATCCAAGAACCTGCCTTTGTCATTGAGCAGTGGAGCAATGTGCTTGCAGCCTTAAGGTCAGAGCTAGAAGGCATTACAGCTGCATATGAAAATCTGCAGCCAACATTGAGAAAAGTTATGAGATCAGTTATTTACCCATCTACCATGAATGACCAGCAGAAACAAACTGGAAAGTATCTAAGCTCATACCTTAGAGAATCAGACACACAGCACCTCTCCCTTTTCCTCCGGTTTTGCACTGGATCTGATTTGTTTCTTGGTAAGAGCATCACTGTCAGCTTCACACAAATGCAAGGCCTTCAGAGACGGCCTGTTGCCCACACATGTGGATGCTACTTGGAGTTGCCAATTAATTATGACAACTACCCAGACTTCCGACATGAAATGAACAAAGTGTTGGAGAGCAGTGTGTGGATAATGGACATAGTGTAG